The DNA window AACGAGCAATGTTGTCGAAGTAGAGAAGCGGCAGCACGCCGCGTTTTTCGTAGCGGTCGAAAATGATCAGGTCGAAGTCGTTGATCTTCTCGTCGAACAGCTCTCGTGTTGGGAAGGCGATCAGCGACAGTTCGTCGATCGGCGTGCCATCCTGCTTTTCGGGTGGCCGTAAGATGGTGAAATGGACGAGATCGACCGAGGCGTCGGATTTCAGAAGATTGCGCCAGGTACGCTCGCCAGCGTGTGGTTCTCCGGAAACCAGCAGGACGCGAAGCGCCTGTCGCACGCCGTCGATGACGGCGACCTCGGTGTTGTTGAGTGGCGAGAGCTCGCCTGGAAGCGGTGGCGCCTCGACCTCGACAATGTTGTTACCGGCGTGCGGGATAGCGATATCGACGGAGCGCTCCTCGCCCGGCGCCATGGTCACAGTCGCCACGAGCTCGCCGTCGCGGCGGATGACCACAGGCACCGCCGCGCCATCCGGCGATCGGCCGTCATCGACGAGGCGGAAGCTGAGGCGCTGCGTCGAGCGGACAAGCGCGAACTTCGGGCTGGAGGTCAGCTCGATACGGCGGTCATATTCATTCGGGTCGCCGGTGACGAGTACGTGTACCGGCGCCGAAAAGCCGAGGCCTGCGACATCTTTCGGCGCATCGTGGATCCGGCCGTCGCTGACGATGACGGCGCCGCCGATTCGGTCGGCCGGTACGTCGGAGAGGGCGCGGGCGACGTCGGCGAAAAGGCGCGTGCCGTCGGCGTTGTCGGTCGCGGCGGCCGGCACCTCGCGCAGTTCCACACCGGAAAGACGGGAGAGGCGATCCTTGAGCGCCGCATAGGCGGCATCGGTGTCGGCCGGCCTGCCGGCCAACGATTGCGAGGCGCTGCGGTCGGCGACCAGCGCCACCACTGATGGCAGCGCCTTGCGATCCTCGGCGACGAGTTCCGGCCTCGCCGCGCCGAGAAGCAGGAGAGCCAGGGCGAGAGCCCTGAGGAGCACACCGCGCCGGCGACGAAAGGCCATCAAGGCGAGAAGGGCGAGCGCCAAGATGCCGCCGCCCAAAAGGACGGGGACAGGCAGGAGCGGTGCGAAGGCGATCGACCAGATCATGATGGCCTCATTGCCCCAACCGTTCGAGGAGGGCGGGCACGTGCACTTGATCGGCCTTGTAGCTACCGGTCAGGACGTACATGACGATGTTGAGACCGGCCCGGAAGGCGAATTCGCGCTGGCGCGGCGAGCCGGGCACCAGTGGATGCAGGAAGGCGCCGCCCTCGTCGGCCGCCCAGGCGCCGGCAAGATCGTTGCCGGTGATCAGAAGCGGAGAAACGCCATCGGCGGCCCGTACTGGCCGCCCCTCTCCGGTGTCCTCGCTGCCCTCATTGTCGGGCGCCTCAACCCATAATGGCGATCCTTCGGTTCGGCCGACGAAGGCGCCGAGCAGATAGAAGGATTTGGTGAGCACGTGGTCAGACGGCACCGGCTCGAGCGGCGGTACATCGATCGTCGCCAGCATGTCGCGCAGGCGTGCCGTGTTGGGCGAGGCGGCGGAGAAGTCGGCGTCGTCGCGGCTGTCGAACAGGACGGTGCCACCATCCTTCATGAACGCCTCGACGTGGGTCATGGCGGCGGCCGATGGCATCTGTGCTGCCGCGTCGATGGGCCAGTAGATCAACGGGAACACCGAAAGTTCGTCATGCTCCGGATCGACGGCCATCGGTTCGCCCGGCTCCAGCGACGAGTGATTGGCGATGAAGCGGGAAAGTGTCGACAGGCCGGCGCGGCTGGTTTCGTCTATGTCGGCGATGCCGGTTTCGACATAGGCGAGTCGTGTGGCGGACAGCGCTTCCAGAAGGCGCGCGTCGTCGGCGGCGCGGGCGACGGGCGGCATCAACAAGAGGGCGAGGCCAATGCCAATCACCATGGCGGCCGTGGCGGACCGGCGCCGTCTGAACCCGCCAGCCAGCGCTGTGACGGCAAGGCCATCGGCGATGAGCAGCAGGAAGGCGAGGCCAAAGCCGAAGGGCGACAGGTCGGTCGCCGCCTCGGTGACGAGACCGGTGCGATGGATGCTGCCCGGCAGATTGGAAAGGTCGGACGGCAGGTAGGCCATGTCCGGCCTCAGCGGATTGAGCGCGCGGAAACCATCATCGCTGCCATAAAGACCCGGGGGCGTGGAGCGTGAGGGCCTGATTGTCGCGATATCCGCCTCACGGATGCCAGTAACGCCAGCCGATGGTGCCATCGGGCGACCATAGCCGTCGAGAAGCGAGAGCGGGGGCAACATCGCGTTGCCGCCGACATCGCGCGCGTTCCCGGCGGCGGAGCCGAGAGCGACGGTTCGGCGCAGCATCTCAACGAAGGCTCCGGAGATGGGAAGGTTGGACCAGCGGGTGTCGGCTGTGACGTGAAACAGCACCAGCCAACCGGCGCCAGTGCGGGCAGCGGTGACCAGTGGCGTGCCGTCGGACAGGCTGGCCCATGTCCGGTCGGCAAGGTCGACGCCGGGTTCAGCCAACACCTGTCGGTTGACCGTCACATCACCGGGAACAGCAAGACCGGCGTAGGGGCTGTTTTCCGAGAAACTGCCAAGTGCTTGCGGCTTGCTCCATGAGAGCGAGCCTCCGAGGGCACGGTCGCCACGCCGGAGCGGGGTCGGCACTTGGGTCTCGTCCGAGGCGGCAAGTCGAGGCCCGGCAAATCGGACGAGCACGCCGCCTTTCTCCATGAAGGCACGGGCGAGCGCCGCTTCGCCGGCGCTGAAGCGGCCGGCATCGGCAACAAGAATAGCTGCCGGCCGCGCTTCGATCGCCGCCTTGAATGCGTCCGAGAGCGCACCCTGGCCGGTGACCGTCACCTCGGCAAAGGGAGCGAGCGCTTTTTCCAGGAAATATTCGGGCGCAATCAGCGGCCGCGCCGCGTCACTGCTGGTCGCTGTGACGATGGCGACCGACCGACGGCGCCAGCGGTCATCGAGCAGGTGAACGCCGAGTGCCGAGTTACCGTTCGTCACTTCGGCGCGGGCGATGTCATTGCGGATCTCGAGCGGCAGCTCGAAACGAACGTCGGCTTGGGCGTCGCCGGCCGCCAAGGTGAAGGGACGTTCGTCGAGGAGCCTTCCCTTGCGGTCGAGGAGGCGGAGACTGCCCTCTGCCTGTGTGCCGGCCACCGGTCGTCGCAGATGGATGGTAACGGCGGCGCCGTCCTGCTCGACACCATCAATCGCCACGGGCGCCGGTCGGCCCGAGACGGCGAGCGTCACAGGCGCCGTCGGGGAAAGCCGAGCGAGGCCGGAGAGGAAATCATGGGCCGTGCCGTTGTCGCCGGGCTCCGGCAGGGCGATGATCTCGCCCGGTGGTGTCTCCGCAGCCAGGCGCGCCAGGGCGGGCAGAAGCGGAACCCGATCGGGTAGGGTAGCGCGTGGGCTGAGGGCATTGAGACGCCGGACCGCCTCGGCGGCCGTCGTTTGCGCGCCAATGCCGTCCGGCCCGTCGGCGGTGGCGACCAGCAGCACCGGCCGTCCAGTGTCGCCGGCCTCCGTCAGAATGGCGGCGGCGGTGGCGCGGCGCTCCGGCCAGTCGGGGGCGGCGCTGGCGCCGTTATCGACGACGAGCCACAGCGGTCCTTCCCCCTGGACGATCCGCTCGGACGGCTGAAGAATCGGCCCGGCCACCGCCAGAACGATCAGGCCGGCGATCAGAAGCCGCAAGGCGATCAGCCACCAAGGTGTGCGGATCGGCGTCTCTTCGTCCCGCTTGGGGCGGACGATCAGGGCGAGCGGCGGAAAAAGGCGCGTCACCGGACGTGGCGGCGTTGCTTTCAGGAGCCACCAGATAGCCGGCAGTGCCAAAAGGCCGATGAGAGCCAGCGGCGCGACGAAGGAAAGACCGCTCATGCTTCCCCCCCTTCCGGCGCCGAGAGCTGGCCGCAGAGGGCAATCAGCGTTTCGGTCGCCGGCCGGTCGGTACGGGCGAGCGTATGGCTCCAACCTGCTCGACAGGAGGAAACGAGATGCTCTCGGTGGCCGCTCCGGCTGGCGAGATAGGTCTCGCGCCAGGCCTCGGCCCGACCGGCCGTGAGGCGGGCACCGTTTTCGGGATCGATGAAATCGACGCGGCCCGCGAAGGGGAAGGTCTCCTCGACCGGGTCGGCAATCTCCAGGAGGTGGACGCGGCTTTCGAGCGTGGCGAGCTCGGCAAAGAGCGAATCGCGGTCCACCTGTGGTCCGAGGAAATCGGAGATGAACACCGCGTCGTCGCGGCGACGCATGGCCATCGGCGCCTGGCTCGCATCAACGGCGCCGAGCCGGGCGAGCTTCATGGCGATGACTTCGGCGCCGTCGCGCCGGGCGGTCGGCTCGGCATCACCAACGAGACCGACCCGTTCGCCAGCGCGCGACAGCAGTTCGGCCAAGGCCAGGGCGAAGGTGAGGGCCAGATTCTGCTTGCTCGTCAGGGCGAGTTCGGAGCGGAAATCCATCGATGCCGAGAGATCGACCCATAGCCATACGGTATGCGCGTTCTCGCGCTCCCGCTCGCGTACATACAGTGTCTCGTCGCGCGCCGACCGCCGCCAGTCGATGCCGCGCATCGATTCGCCGGAGAGAAAAGGACGAAACTGCCAGAAATCCTCGCCGGGACCGGCCCGGCGGCGGCCATGCCAGCCAGCGGCCACCGTGCCGGCGACCCGCCGCGCCTCGACGAGAAGGTCGGGCAAGGCGGCGGCCAAGCCACGCGCGGCGGCGACGCCTTCCGGCGTCAGGGCGTCGTGCCCGGTCATGGCTCAGATGACCTTTTGCAGGATGAGACCGATCACCTCGGCAACGGCGCGGCGACGGGCACGCGCTTCGAAGGTCAGCGCCATGCGGTGTTTCAGCACGGGCACCGCAAGGGTGGCCACATCATCCAGCGACGGTGCGTAGCGGCCGGTCAATAGCGCGCGGGCGCGCACGGCCAGCATCAGCGACTGGGCGGCACGCGGACCCGGCCCCCAGGCGATATCGCGGGCGGCATCCGGAGCGAGATCGGCGCCAGGACGGGCGCCGCGCACGAGATCGAGGATTGCCTCGACGATACGATCGCCGACCGGCATCCGGCGGACCAGCGTCTGCAAGTTCTGAAGCTCGCCGTCGGCAAGCAGTCGCTCCGCCGTCGCCTCGTCACGCCCGGTGGTCTCGATCAGGATACGGCGCTCGGTGTCGCGGTCGGGATAGTCGAGGTCGATCTCGAGCAGAAAACGGTCGAGCTGGGCTTCAGGCAACGGGTAGGTGCCCTCTTGCTCAAGCGGGTTCTGCGTCGCGAGAACGTGGAAGGGGGCCGGAAGATCGTAGCGGACGCCGGCGACCGTGACATGGTGTTCCTGCATGGCCTGCAGGAGTGCCGACTGGGTGCGTGGAGAGGCGCGGTTGATCTCGTCGGCCATGACCAGCTGAGCGAACACCGGGCCGCGGATGAACCGGAAGGAACGACTGCCGTCGGCCGCCTGATCGAGCACCTCCGAGCCGAGAATATCGGAGGGCATCAGATCGGGCGTAAACTGAATGCGCCGCTCGCTGAGGCCGAGCACGATGGCGAGTGTCTCGACCAGTTTGGTCTTGGCAAGGCCCGGCACGCCGACAATCAAGCCGTGACCGCCGGAGAGCAGGGTCACCAGTGCCGCTTCGACGGCCGCCTCCTGCCCAAAGATGACGCGGGCGATGGCGGCGCGCACGGCCGAGAGCCGCGCGAAGGCGGCGTCCGCTTCGGCGACGGCGTCTGTAGCCATCTTCATGTCTGCGTCCATCGCGGATTGCTCCTCTTTTCTTCCTCAATCGCCAGCGGGCCTCCGGCCCTTGGCTTTCGCTTCGCGTGGCGCCGCTTGGCGCCTGAACCCGCTTTCGCGGCTTCTTGTTTCCGCTTCAACCGCCGGTGCGCTTGCGCCCATCGGGCAAGTTTGACATCTCCCGTCGCGCGGCGCATCACCTTTCGGCGATGGATGCTGGATCTGGTTTCAACCCATGAGGCAAGCAAAATCAAGGCAGGCGCGGTTGGTCGGGAGGCGGGCGTGATCGCTGAGGAAGTGGGACCGACCGAAATCATCGCCAGAGCCGGCCGGATGCGGCCACTGTCGACCGCCGGCGCCTTGCGCGATTCCGGAGAGGGGCGAGTGGCAGCCAGCCTCGCGGCATCCACCGAACCACTGCGTGACGCGGCCGTGCTGATCGGCCTTGTTGGGCGGCAGGATGCCAGCGGCCTCGATCTTATCATGATCCGACGCACCGAGGGCCTTCGCGTCCATTCCGGCGAGGTGGCGCTTCCCGGCGGCAAGATCGAACCGGAGGATGCTTCGCCGGTCGAGGCGGCCTTGCGCGAGGCGGAAGAGGAGGTCGGTCTGCATCCCTCGGCGGTTCAACCGGTGGGCCTGCTCGCGCCCTATCCGACGCCGTCCGGCTTTCGGGTCTTCCCGGTGATCGGTCTTGTCGACGGCGCGCCGGCTCTGGTTGCCAACCCCGGTGAGGTGGCCGAGGTGTTCTCGGTGCCGCTCGATTTCGTGCTCGATCCCGGCAATCATCGCGAGGAATTCTCCGAGCACGCGAGCGGCCGCCGCCACTATTTCTCACTGCAATATGGCCGGCACCGCATCTGGGGCGTCACTGGCAATATTCTGCGCCGCTTTTATGAGGAAGTGTTTCGATGATCCTGCCCGCCTCGATCACAGGCGCGCCTTTTCTCGCCGATCCGGCTTTCCAGCGGGTGATCATGGCGATCGAGCAGGACGGCGATCGGGCGCGTGTGGTCGGCGGCGCGGTGCGCAACACGCTGATCGGTGTCCCCGTCGATGACGTCGATATCGCGACGACGGCGCCACCCGAAGTGGTTGCCGCCCGAGTGGCGGCCGCCGGCCTCAAAGCGGTGCCGACCGGGATCGCCCATGGCACGGTGACGGTCGTTTCCTCCGGACGGCCGTTTGAAGTGACGACGCTCCGGGCCGACGTCGAGACCGACGGCCGGCATGCCGTTGTTGCTTTCACCCGCGACTGGGTCGGGGATGCCCGGCGGCGCGACTTCACCATGAACGCCGTCTACGCCGATGCCGATGGCGCATTATTCGATCCGGTCGACGGCATTGCCGACGCGCTTGCCGGCCATGTCCGCTTCATCGGCGACCCCGCCGAACGAATCAAAGAGGACTATCTCCGCATCCTGCGCTTTTTTCGCTTCCAGGCCCGCTATGGCCGCGACACGCTCGATCCGGCGGGGCTTGCGGCGGCGGTTGCTCTACAAGAGGGAATCGACCGGCTGTCGCGCGAACGGATCGGCGCGGAGATGCGCAAGCTGGTGACGGCGGATGGGGTGGTGCCCGCACTCGCGTTGATGGACGAGACGGGGATCCTGGCTCGTATTCTTCCGGGCGGCGGTGCCGTGGCGCGTTTGTCTGTCCTGATCGATCTGTCGATTCGACATGGTCTGCCAATCGATCTTGAAACACGACTTGCCGCGCTTGCCGTTGATCGGCAGGCGCTTGCCGAGGCGTTGCGCCTGTCACGCCGGGAGGACAAGCGGATCGGGGCGATCGTCCTGTGGGCCGACACGCTCGCCACCCGGATGGACGAGGCGGCCGTCCGCCTTGCCGTGTTTCGGGCCGGCAACGAAGTGGCGTCCGCCGCCTTGCTCCTTGCGGTGGCGCGGGCAGGGCATGATCTCGACATTGATCTTCTTTTACTTGCGCGCGACCTTCAGCTCCCCAAATCGCCGGTAACCGCGGCCGGTTTGATCGCCGAAGGCTATGTCCCGGGACCGGCGCTCGGTGCCGAATTACGGCGCCGCGAGGCGGCCTGGATCGCTGCCGGCTGTCCCACAGAGCCAAGCGTCGGCAATTGAGCCGGGCACGCATGGCTCTCTTGCGTCCCAACAGAAATTTTCGGGTTTTTTTTCGACGCCGGGGACGTCCATGACGGTTTTTTGACCGTTTGGAAAACTATCAAGCTATTGTTTTCGTGTGGTTTATTATGGATCAGGTCCCTCTTTTTCCTCTCGACGAGGGCGGTGTTGACAAGGGGGGTCGTGCCCCCTATAAGCACGTTCATCGACGGCGGCGCTGCAGCGACGTAGTGCCGGCGGTCTTCTGTTGCCGGGTCCTGGCGGTGAGTTGGGGTTGTTCGGCGGTAGATTGAGGGGCTTAGTTCTCCTCGGTTCTTTGACAAGTGAATAGGAAGAAAGAGAAACGTGGCCGGCGCTTAGGGCTCGTCGGTACGGGACTGATCCTTCGGGATTAGGTCGTGCCAAGAAGAGCTAAAGAACCGGGTTTCACGTTTCTTGATAATAAGGACCATTTTGGCTTTGCCTGAAAGGGTGGAGTTAGAATGGACCTCGTCAAGTGAACTTGTGATATTCGGGAAAGAACTCTTGAACATGAGAGTTTGATCCTGGCTCAGAACGAACGCTGGCGGCAGGCTTAACACATGCAAGTCGAACGCTCGTAGCAATACGGGAGTGGCAGACGGGTGAGTAACGCGTGGGAACATACCCTTTGGTTCGGAATAACTGAGAGAAATTTCAGCTAATACCGGATGTGCCCTTCGGGGGAAAGATTTATCGCCAAAGGATTGGCCCGCGTCTGATTAGCTAGTTGGTGAGGTAACGGCCCACCAAGGCGACGATCAGTAGCTGGTCTGAGAGGATGATCAGCCACACTGGGACTGAGACACGGCCCAGACTCCTACGGGAGGCAGCAGTGGGGAATATTGGACAATGGGGGCAACCCTGATCCAGCCATGCCGCGTGAGTGATGAAGGCCTTAGGGTTGTAAAGCTCTTTCGTCAGGGAAGATAATGACGGTACCTGAAGAAGAAGCCCCGGCTAACTTCGTGCCAGCAGCCGCGGTAATACGAAGGGGGCTAGCGTTGTTCGGAATTACTGGGCGTAAAGCGCACGTAGGCGGACATTTAAGTCAGGGGTGAAATCCCAGGGCTCAACCCTGGAACTGCCTTTGATACTGGGTGTCTTGAGTACGAGAGAGGTGAGTGGAATTCCGAGTGTAGAGGTGAAATTCGTAGATATTCGGAAGAACACCAGTGGCGAAGGCGGCTCACTGGCTCGTAACTGACGCTGAGGTGCGAAAGCGTGGGGAGCAAACAGGATTAGATACCCTGGTAGTCCACGCTGTAAACGATGAATGCCAGCCGTTGGGTGACTTGTCATTCAGTGGCGCAGCTAACGCTTTAAGCATTCCGCCTGGGGAGTACGGTCGCAAGATTAAAACTCAAAGGAATTGACGGGGGCCCGCACAAGCGGTGGAGCATGTGGTTTAATTCGAAGCAACGCGCAGAACCTTACCAGCCCTTGACATCCGTCGACCGTCGCAGAGATGCGTTTTTCCCTTCGGGGACGGC is part of the Pleomorphomonas sp. PLEO genome and encodes:
- a CDS encoding CCA tRNA nucleotidyltransferase, translated to MILPASITGAPFLADPAFQRVIMAIEQDGDRARVVGGAVRNTLIGVPVDDVDIATTAPPEVVAARVAAAGLKAVPTGIAHGTVTVVSSGRPFEVTTLRADVETDGRHAVVAFTRDWVGDARRRDFTMNAVYADADGALFDPVDGIADALAGHVRFIGDPAERIKEDYLRILRFFRFQARYGRDTLDPAGLAAAVALQEGIDRLSRERIGAEMRKLVTADGVVPALALMDETGILARILPGGGAVARLSVLIDLSIRHGLPIDLETRLAALAVDRQALAEALRLSRREDKRIGAIVLWADTLATRMDEAAVRLAVFRAGNEVASAALLLAVARAGHDLDIDLLLLARDLQLPKSPVTAAGLIAEGYVPGPALGAELRRREAAWIAAGCPTEPSVGN
- a CDS encoding AAA family ATPase yields the protein MKMATDAVAEADAAFARLSAVRAAIARVIFGQEAAVEAALVTLLSGGHGLIVGVPGLAKTKLVETLAIVLGLSERRIQFTPDLMPSDILGSEVLDQAADGSRSFRFIRGPVFAQLVMADEINRASPRTQSALLQAMQEHHVTVAGVRYDLPAPFHVLATQNPLEQEGTYPLPEAQLDRFLLEIDLDYPDRDTERRILIETTGRDEATAERLLADGELQNLQTLVRRMPVGDRIVEAILDLVRGARPGADLAPDAARDIAWGPGPRAAQSLMLAVRARALLTGRYAPSLDDVATLAVPVLKHRMALTFEARARRRAVAEVIGLILQKVI
- a CDS encoding DUF4159 domain-containing protein encodes the protein MSGLSFVAPLALIGLLALPAIWWLLKATPPRPVTRLFPPLALIVRPKRDEETPIRTPWWLIALRLLIAGLIVLAVAGPILQPSERIVQGEGPLWLVVDNGASAAPDWPERRATAAAILTEAGDTGRPVLLVATADGPDGIGAQTTAAEAVRRLNALSPRATLPDRVPLLPALARLAAETPPGEIIALPEPGDNGTAHDFLSGLARLSPTAPVTLAVSGRPAPVAIDGVEQDGAAVTIHLRRPVAGTQAEGSLRLLDRKGRLLDERPFTLAAGDAQADVRFELPLEIRNDIARAEVTNGNSALGVHLLDDRWRRRSVAIVTATSSDAARPLIAPEYFLEKALAPFAEVTVTGQGALSDAFKAAIEARPAAILVADAGRFSAGEAALARAFMEKGGVLVRFAGPRLAASDETQVPTPLRRGDRALGGSLSWSKPQALGSFSENSPYAGLAVPGDVTVNRQVLAEPGVDLADRTWASLSDGTPLVTAARTGAGWLVLFHVTADTRWSNLPISGAFVEMLRRTVALGSAAGNARDVGGNAMLPPLSLLDGYGRPMAPSAGVTGIREADIATIRPSRSTPPGLYGSDDGFRALNPLRPDMAYLPSDLSNLPGSIHRTGLVTEAATDLSPFGFGLAFLLLIADGLAVTALAGGFRRRRSATAAMVIGIGLALLLMPPVARAADDARLLEALSATRLAYVETGIADIDETSRAGLSTLSRFIANHSSLEPGEPMAVDPEHDELSVFPLIYWPIDAAAQMPSAAAMTHVEAFMKDGGTVLFDSRDDADFSAASPNTARLRDMLATIDVPPLEPVPSDHVLTKSFYLLGAFVGRTEGSPLWVEAPDNEGSEDTGEGRPVRAADGVSPLLITGNDLAGAWAADEGGAFLHPLVPGSPRQREFAFRAGLNIVMYVLTGSYKADQVHVPALLERLGQ
- a CDS encoding DUF58 domain-containing protein, encoding MTGHDALTPEGVAAARGLAAALPDLLVEARRVAGTVAAGWHGRRRAGPGEDFWQFRPFLSGESMRGIDWRRSARDETLYVRERERENAHTVWLWVDLSASMDFRSELALTSKQNLALTFALALAELLSRAGERVGLVGDAEPTARRDGAEVIAMKLARLGAVDASQAPMAMRRRDDAVFISDFLGPQVDRDSLFAELATLESRVHLLEIADPVEETFPFAGRVDFIDPENGARLTAGRAEAWRETYLASRSGHREHLVSSCRAGWSHTLARTDRPATETLIALCGQLSAPEGGEA
- a CDS encoding CoA pyrophosphatase; this encodes MIAEEVGPTEIIARAGRMRPLSTAGALRDSGEGRVAASLAASTEPLRDAAVLIGLVGRQDASGLDLIMIRRTEGLRVHSGEVALPGGKIEPEDASPVEAALREAEEEVGLHPSAVQPVGLLAPYPTPSGFRVFPVIGLVDGAPALVANPGEVAEVFSVPLDFVLDPGNHREEFSEHASGRRHYFSLQYGRHRIWGVTGNILRRFYEEVFR